In Caldicellulosiruptor morganii, the following proteins share a genomic window:
- a CDS encoding N-6 DNA methylase: MIFLRYLSFAFDEKRRELERDFADKVSESYIPYDSLRKEALEDRDYYLSDGVLYVPEEARWEYFVDNANQPNIGEILDNAIEILEREYPRQLKDVIPKIFTRINLDHHDFAYLINLFTNIDFGNGHKAKDIFGRIYEYFLGKFAEAEGKKGGEFYTPRSLTRLIVEILDVKGGRIFDPCCGSGGFFISAIEKMEREGRDKNALAIYGQESKPMPWQICKMNLALRGVEGDIKIGDSYHDDKFFDLRADYVVSNPPFNDSGWGADRVKSDDPRFKYGIPPENNGNFAWIQHYIYHLAQNGKAGFVMANGALSGGNQEGEIRRKIIEDDLVYGIVACPPKLFYNVSLPVSLWFLINGKPEHMKGKVLFVYAKKMFKPISRRQVVFTDEHIEKIAQKFKMFERGEDEEKINEVGFAKVATLEEIARNNYVLTPGRYVGIKVDEEDESFEEKMKTYSEELSRLFREEEELTQKIKEVFDALGWRL; the protein is encoded by the coding sequence TTGATTTTTCTTAGATATCTCTCTTTTGCCTTTGATGAAAAGAGAAGAGAATTAGAAAGAGATTTTGCAGATAAAGTTAGTGAATCTTATATTCCTTATGACAGTTTAAGAAAAGAAGCTTTAGAAGATAGAGATTATTATCTTTCAGATGGTGTTTTATATGTTCCTGAGGAAGCAAGGTGGGAATACTTTGTTGATAATGCAAATCAGCCAAATATAGGTGAGATTTTAGATAATGCTATTGAAATTCTGGAGAGGGAATATCCCAGACAACTGAAAGATGTTATACCAAAGATTTTTACCAGAATAAATCTTGACCATCACGATTTTGCCTATCTGATTAATCTTTTTACTAATATTGACTTTGGCAATGGACATAAGGCAAAAGATATATTTGGAAGAATATACGAATACTTTCTTGGTAAATTTGCAGAAGCAGAAGGCAAAAAGGGAGGAGAATTTTATACTCCCAGGTCTTTGACAAGACTTATTGTTGAAATTCTAGATGTGAAAGGTGGTAGAATTTTTGATCCTTGTTGTGGTAGCGGTGGATTTTTCATATCGGCAATAGAGAAGATGGAAAGAGAAGGTAGAGATAAAAATGCGTTGGCTATTTATGGACAAGAATCAAAACCAATGCCATGGCAAATTTGCAAGATGAATCTTGCCTTAAGAGGAGTAGAAGGAGATATAAAGATAGGTGATTCTTATCATGATGATAAGTTTTTTGACTTGAGAGCAGATTATGTGGTTTCTAATCCACCGTTTAATGACAGTGGCTGGGGAGCAGATAGAGTTAAGTCAGATGATCCAAGATTTAAGTATGGCATACCACCAGAAAACAATGGGAATTTTGCTTGGATACAACATTATATTTACCACCTGGCACAAAATGGAAAAGCAGGATTTGTTATGGCAAATGGAGCTTTATCAGGTGGGAATCAAGAAGGTGAGATAAGAAGGAAAATTATTGAAGATGATCTTGTGTATGGGATTGTGGCTTGTCCACCAAAGCTTTTTTATAACGTAAGCTTACCGGTCTCTTTGTGGTTTTTAATAAATGGTAAGCCGGAACACATGAAAGGGAAAGTCCTTTTTGTTTATGCTAAGAAAATGTTTAAGCCTATTTCAAGACGACAAGTGGTTTTTACCGATGAACATATAGAAAAGATTGCTCAAAAGTTCAAAATGTTTGAAAGAGGAGAAGATGAGGAAAAAATAAATGAAGTTGGTTTTGCAAAGGTTGCTACTTTGGAGGAGATAGCAAGAAATAATTATGTGTTGACTCCTGGAAGATATGTTGGAATTAAAGTTGATGAGGAAGATGAATCATTTGAAGAGAAAATGAAAACCTACTCTGAGGAACTGTCAAGGCTATTTAGGGAAGAAGAAGAGTTAACACAAAAGATTAAAGAAGTTTTTGATGCTTTAGGGTGGAGGTTATAA
- a CDS encoding restriction endonuclease subunit S yields the protein MVKFRWETEFKETEIGEIPNNWEVENLERVIKSLESGNRPKGGKLNHNPNGILSIGGENISWDGELILENCLRFDKEFYEKSKKGKIEKFDILLVKDGATIGKLAFVKDVPEGKAMVNEHIFLIKTDQNKYNPRFLYYYLFSEVGQTLIQNTISGSAQGGINKKFINSIKVPKLELSEQSRIASILSWFDDLIENKKKQNEILEKTAMAIFKSWFVDFEPFKGEELVFNEELGREIPKGWDVKAIGKIAEIRNGLSYTGKEKLEEPVEGSYIFITLNNAVEGGGFKPVYAWIKSNRIKEHHFIKEGDLIIPNTEQTKDERLLGSPGIVFFPPDYELDKGVYSMDIVRIMPTKYFYKYYLYLHLYFTREETATFHTGTSILHFDIRNFKKNKFILIPPQAVLEKFNNLIEPLFKKIILNQKQIMTLKKVRDTLLPLLVFGKLRVEEI from the coding sequence ATGGTTAAGTTTAGATGGGAGACAGAGTTTAAAGAAACTGAGATAGGAGAGATTCCTAATAATTGGGAAGTTGAAAATCTTGAAAGGGTAATTAAAAGTTTAGAGAGTGGAAATAGACCCAAAGGTGGTAAGTTGAACCATAATCCTAATGGAATTTTAAGCATTGGCGGTGAAAATATTTCATGGGATGGTGAATTGATTTTAGAGAATTGTCTCCGATTTGACAAAGAATTTTACGAAAAATCAAAAAAAGGAAAAATCGAAAAATTTGATATTTTACTTGTAAAAGATGGTGCAACCATTGGAAAATTAGCTTTTGTTAAAGATGTGCCTGAAGGAAAGGCTATGGTTAATGAGCATATTTTTTTGATAAAGACGGATCAGAACAAATATAATCCTAGGTTTCTCTATTATTACTTATTTTCGGAAGTTGGACAAACCTTAATTCAAAATACTATTAGTGGTAGTGCACAGGGCGGAATTAACAAAAAATTTATAAATTCAATAAAAGTTCCCAAACTTGAACTTTCTGAACAATCACGCATTGCTTCTATTTTATCATGGTTTGATGACCTTATAGAAAACAAGAAAAAACAAAATGAAATCTTAGAAAAAACTGCAATGGCTATTTTTAAAAGCTGGTTTGTTGATTTTGAACCATTTAAAGGTGAAGAGCTTGTTTTTAATGAGGAGTTGGGGAGAGAGATTCCTAAAGGGTGGGACGTTAAAGCAATAGGGAAAATAGCAGAAATCAGAAATGGTCTTTCTTATACTGGAAAGGAAAAGTTAGAAGAACCTGTAGAGGGAAGTTATATTTTTATCACACTTAACAATGCTGTTGAAGGCGGAGGATTTAAGCCTGTTTATGCTTGGATAAAAAGCAATAGAATAAAAGAGCATCACTTTATAAAAGAAGGAGATTTAATTATTCCTAATACAGAGCAGACAAAAGATGAAAGATTGCTGGGGAGTCCAGGAATTGTTTTTTTTCCGCCGGACTATGAGTTAGACAAAGGGGTTTATTCGATGGATATTGTAAGAATAATGCCGACTAAGTATTTTTATAAATATTATTTGTATCTCCATCTATATTTTACAAGGGAAGAAACAGCCACTTTCCACACTGGAACAAGCATTCTTCACTTTGATATCCGAAACTTCAAGAAAAACAAATTTATTCTAATTCCTCCCCAAGCTGTTTTAGAAAAGTTTAATAATCTCATTGAGCCACTATTTAAAAAGATAATTCTTAACCAAAAACAAATAATGACCTTAAAAAAGGTAAGGGATACCCTGTTACCTTTACTTGTATTTGGAAAATTGAGAGTGGAGGAGATATAG
- a CDS encoding type I restriction endonuclease subunit R, giving the protein MEARLTEDYLVEQSAINWLREIGYLYIEGSALSPESGERDSYREVVLKNRFVRAIKKINPWLDDKQANEVYKKVIELEHPDFIIKSKLFYEMLVHGVKINIKDGREEKTKIAKVIDFERPENNEFLAANQFTVEYQYQKNLTRRPDLVIFTNGLPIAVFEFKSFNANETAKDAFYDHKEKMKDIPQLYIYAQFVVASDGMETKYGSPMSDWERFFVWEGIDDDNDLEVLSSEEGISLSFIHKKTKARYTSLEVFIKGLMQKERLLEYIEDFIFYEKSGESFTKKIAMFHQFYAVRKAIRKTIECVTKGNKPEERRVGVIWHTQGSGKSLTMYFYARKALKSKELQNPIILFVTDRNELDDQLYKIFSHMPIAKQAESINDLQETIKTIAGGIIFTTIQKFGRKNNEEYPFLTDRKNVVVIADEAHRSQYRELAMNLRKAIPNASFMGFTATPIEFEDRDTYLVFGEPVSIYSMDKARRHNVVVPIYYEARLAELHLMNEVIDEEFEEITEDVIRDPEVKENIKRKFAKLEEIMLAEERIKKVAKDIVDHFNKRRNEIEGKGLVVAISRRVAVKLYNEIIKQPNSPSTVLVMSGNKQKDPEEYHPHIRNNIELEEVANNFKNPGKDPVLAIVVDMWLTGFDVPCLHTIYFDKPMKGYSLMQAIARVNRVFKDKPGGLIVDYIGIADNLRKSLGIYAFERVDEILSDITIIINQLKEKHDIVCSIFHGIDFKNWNKLSSEELSKLTVICYERVTKDKETEKMFIKNFVALKKLYALASPHPEAYKIKDDIKFFEMIKKMIVKYQTASIKEVSRDLEYEMSQLISKSISAEEPVDIFTLMEKEKPEISILDEDFLVQFKNMQYKNYAAQLLAKLLKDKITYRYKKNPFRYRAFYEILNSVIERYNKKLITAAEIIDLLIEIAKDFKKAVESGMELDLSEEELAFYDLLSKEGKIFANSKEIKRIAKQIVKELGYYVNIVDWNKKDNIKAKIKKTIKTMLIRSELNLSNVSYKKIERIVEEVVEHAEKIYGIAA; this is encoded by the coding sequence ATGGAAGCCAGGCTTACGGAGGATTATCTTGTTGAACAATCGGCTATAAATTGGTTAAGGGAGATAGGTTATCTTTATATTGAAGGTTCAGCTTTAAGTCCTGAATCTGGAGAAAGAGACTCATACAGAGAAGTGGTTTTGAAAAACAGGTTTGTTCGGGCAATTAAAAAAATAAATCCATGGCTTGATGATAAGCAAGCAAACGAAGTTTATAAAAAAGTAATAGAGCTTGAACATCCAGATTTTATCATAAAAAGCAAACTTTTCTATGAAATGCTGGTTCACGGAGTTAAAATTAATATCAAAGATGGAAGAGAAGAAAAAACAAAAATTGCAAAGGTTATTGATTTTGAAAGACCAGAAAATAATGAATTTCTGGCTGCCAATCAATTTACAGTAGAGTATCAATACCAGAAAAATTTAACCAGAAGACCGGATTTGGTAATTTTTACAAATGGCCTACCTATAGCAGTGTTTGAATTCAAAAGCTTTAACGCAAATGAAACTGCAAAGGACGCTTTTTATGACCACAAAGAAAAGATGAAAGATATTCCACAACTATATATCTACGCTCAATTCGTTGTCGCAAGTGATGGTATGGAGACTAAATATGGTTCTCCTATGAGTGATTGGGAACGATTTTTTGTTTGGGAAGGGATAGACGATGATAACGATCTTGAAGTTTTAAGCAGTGAAGAAGGTATTTCCCTCTCTTTTATTCATAAAAAGACAAAAGCAAGGTATACAAGCCTTGAAGTTTTTATAAAAGGATTGATGCAAAAGGAAAGGTTATTAGAGTATATTGAAGATTTTATCTTCTATGAAAAATCTGGTGAAAGTTTTACAAAAAAAATAGCTATGTTCCATCAATTTTATGCGGTAAGAAAAGCGATTAGGAAAACAATAGAATGTGTCACAAAAGGAAACAAACCTGAAGAAAGAAGAGTAGGGGTTATTTGGCATACTCAGGGATCAGGAAAGTCGCTCACTATGTATTTTTATGCTCGTAAGGCTTTGAAATCAAAAGAACTCCAAAATCCAATTATTTTATTTGTTACAGATCGAAATGAACTTGATGATCAGCTTTATAAAATCTTTTCACATATGCCTATCGCAAAACAAGCTGAAAGTATAAATGATTTACAAGAGACAATAAAGACTATTGCAGGAGGAATTATCTTCACTACTATACAAAAGTTTGGCAGAAAAAATAATGAAGAATACCCATTTTTGACTGATAGAAAAAATGTAGTTGTAATTGCTGATGAAGCACACAGAAGCCAATATAGGGAATTGGCTATGAATTTGAGAAAAGCAATTCCAAATGCCTCGTTTATGGGATTTACTGCTACGCCTATCGAATTTGAGGATAGGGATACATACTTAGTCTTTGGAGAACCTGTAAGCATTTATTCAATGGATAAGGCAAGACGGCACAATGTAGTTGTCCCTATATATTATGAAGCAAGACTTGCAGAATTGCATTTGATGAATGAAGTAATTGATGAAGAGTTTGAGGAAATTACGGAAGATGTAATCAGAGACCCGGAGGTTAAAGAAAATATTAAAAGAAAGTTTGCCAAACTTGAAGAGATAATGCTTGCAGAGGAAAGAATAAAGAAGGTAGCAAAAGATATTGTTGATCATTTTAACAAAAGGAGAAATGAAATTGAAGGTAAAGGTCTTGTTGTTGCAATCTCAAGAAGAGTTGCTGTGAAGTTGTACAATGAAATTATAAAACAACCTAATTCACCTTCAACAGTTTTGGTTATGTCAGGCAACAAACAAAAAGATCCTGAGGAATATCATCCTCATATAAGAAATAATATTGAGCTTGAAGAGGTGGCCAATAATTTCAAGAATCCCGGCAAAGATCCCGTCTTAGCTATAGTAGTGGATATGTGGCTTACTGGTTTTGATGTTCCATGTTTACATACAATTTATTTTGATAAACCAATGAAAGGGTACTCTCTTATGCAGGCAATTGCTCGAGTAAATAGGGTTTTTAAAGATAAGCCCGGTGGGCTAATTGTAGACTACATCGGGATTGCAGACAATTTGAGAAAATCTCTTGGTATTTATGCATTTGAAAGAGTAGATGAAATACTTTCTGATATAACAATAATTATTAATCAACTCAAAGAGAAGCATGATATTGTATGTTCTATATTTCACGGTATTGATTTTAAAAATTGGAATAAACTTTCTTCAGAAGAACTTTCAAAACTTACTGTTATTTGTTATGAAAGAGTGACTAAAGACAAAGAAACTGAGAAGATGTTTATTAAAAACTTTGTAGCATTGAAAAAACTTTATGCTCTTGCAAGTCCACATCCTGAAGCGTATAAGATTAAGGATGACATAAAATTTTTTGAGATGATAAAGAAAATGATCGTTAAATATCAAACGGCAAGCATTAAGGAAGTCTCTAGGGATCTTGAATATGAAATGAGTCAGTTAATTTCAAAAAGCATTTCAGCGGAGGAACCAGTAGATATATTTACTCTGATGGAAAAAGAAAAGCCTGAAATTTCTATATTAGATGAGGACTTTCTGGTACAATTTAAAAATATGCAATATAAAAATTATGCCGCCCAGTTACTTGCTAAATTACTGAAAGATAAGATCACTTATAGGTATAAGAAAAATCCTTTTAGATATCGTGCATTTTATGAAATACTAAATAGTGTTATTGAAAGATACAATAAAAAGTTAATAACTGCTGCAGAAATAATTGACCTCTTAATTGAAATTGCTAAAGATTTTAAAAAAGCTGTTGAAAGTGGCATGGAATTAGATCTTTCGGAGGAAGAGCTTGCATTCTACGATCTTTTAAGCAAGGAAGGTAAAATCTTTGCCAACTCAAAAGAGATCAAAAGAATTGCAAAGCAGATAGTTAAAGAATTGGGTTATTATGTGAATATAGTGGACTGGAATAAAAAAGACAATATCAAAGCCAAGATAAAAAAGACAATAAAAACAATGCTTATCAGGTCTGAGCTTAATCTAAGTAATGTTTCATATAAAAAAATAGAACGTATTGTTGAGGAAGTTGTAGAACATGCAGAAAAGATTTATGGTATTGCAGCTTAA
- a CDS encoding DUF262 domain-containing protein, with protein sequence MNLQQGQMNLLDLVKKAYNGECMLPDFQRNFVWTRYDIEELIKSLFQGMFIGTFLILETNPQSVPFKVIFVEGAEKVNPQICEQPRILILDGQQRLTSLFYAIYSPDIPLRNSENPYAFFIDLEKLAEDNIEGAVFSWSKKWREFKEIVNQSGEYNLEVLKAKKILPLTVFKDIPEFYRLWFGEYKLLFKDNEANKIFVYLDNMIKYNIFTLSLGISYNSRPDEIAALFEKINRSGVKLSIYDLLVARFYKFIRLREKWEEVFENSVNIKKLAGRMDNTTVPYSFIQALALAADKNISSREMLRIDNNILSDQSWVKVVDIAENKVLPYLLQINNFGIVDFEKWLPYYPIVTMMIAFFLKFDHPDTDKIEKWYWSAVFSERYSGSTETAMAKDFKEVCAWFDNNNLIPEVVEKLRNQLESNVYTLKEVRRKGSSKYIGIFNLLFKNGAKDFYYPESIAFNQLDDHHIFPVSFLKAKGVEVDVDSVMNRTLIFENTNRSISRRSPGDYIRKMIEIEKSKNLSDQEAEQKVKEILKGHFIDEEMYLLLKNTTDNLTPSEIKENFEKFINKREKLILNEIKRLIG encoded by the coding sequence GTGAATCTCCAGCAAGGACAGATGAACTTATTGGACTTAGTTAAAAAGGCTTATAATGGTGAATGTATGCTACCCGATTTTCAAAGAAATTTTGTTTGGACAAGATATGACATTGAAGAGCTTATAAAATCACTTTTTCAAGGTATGTTTATAGGAACTTTTTTGATTTTAGAAACAAATCCTCAAAGTGTTCCTTTTAAGGTGATTTTTGTAGAAGGGGCAGAGAAAGTAAATCCCCAAATATGTGAACAACCCAGGATATTAATTTTAGATGGACAACAAAGACTTACATCTTTATTTTATGCTATATATAGTCCTGATATTCCTCTACGTAATTCTGAAAACCCTTATGCATTCTTTATTGATTTAGAAAAACTTGCTGAAGATAACATTGAAGGTGCAGTATTCAGCTGGTCAAAAAAATGGAGAGAGTTCAAGGAGATTGTTAATCAAAGTGGAGAATATAATCTTGAAGTTTTAAAGGCGAAAAAAATATTGCCATTGACAGTGTTTAAAGATATTCCGGAGTTCTATAGATTATGGTTTGGAGAGTATAAATTATTATTTAAAGACAATGAAGCAAATAAAATATTTGTTTATCTTGATAACATGATAAAATATAACATTTTTACTCTATCGCTTGGTATATCATACAATAGCAGACCAGATGAAATTGCTGCACTGTTTGAAAAAATCAATAGAAGTGGTGTAAAACTTTCCATTTATGATCTTCTTGTAGCAAGATTTTACAAGTTCATAAGACTTCGAGAAAAGTGGGAAGAAGTATTTGAAAATAGTGTTAATATTAAAAAACTTGCAGGAAGAATGGACAACACCACAGTCCCATATTCATTTATTCAAGCTCTTGCATTAGCGGCTGACAAAAACATCAGTTCGCGAGAGATGCTTAGGATAGATAATAACATTCTTTCAGACCAGAGTTGGGTCAAAGTGGTTGATATTGCAGAAAACAAGGTATTACCGTATTTGCTGCAGATAAATAACTTTGGAATAGTAGATTTTGAAAAGTGGTTACCATATTATCCTATTGTTACAATGATGATTGCTTTCTTCTTAAAGTTTGATCATCCTGACACAGATAAAATTGAAAAATGGTACTGGAGTGCAGTCTTTTCAGAACGATATTCAGGTTCTACCGAAACTGCTATGGCAAAAGACTTCAAAGAAGTATGTGCATGGTTTGACAATAATAATTTAATACCTGAGGTTGTAGAAAAGTTAAGAAATCAATTGGAGAGTAATGTGTATACTTTAAAAGAAGTTAGGAGAAAGGGAAGTTCAAAATATATCGGGATTTTCAATCTTTTATTTAAAAACGGAGCAAAGGATTTTTATTATCCTGAGAGCATTGCTTTTAACCAGCTTGATGACCATCATATTTTTCCAGTGAGCTTTTTGAAAGCAAAAGGTGTGGAGGTTGATGTTGACTCGGTTATGAACAGGACATTGATTTTTGAAAATACTAACAGAAGCATATCCCGTCGCAGTCCAGGTGATTATATAAGGAAGATGATTGAAATTGAAAAATCAAAAAATCTATCGGATCAAGAAGCAGAGCAAAAAGTGAAAGAGATATTAAAGGGTCATTTTATTGATGAAGAAATGTATTTATTGTTAAAAAACACTACTGATAATCTGACACCTTCGGAGATTAAAGAGAACTTTGAAAAATTTATAAATAAACGAGAAAAGTTAATTTTGAATGAGATAAAAAGGCTGATAGGATAA
- a CDS encoding Veg family protein: MVDRVHLQQIKKDIEALKGEKVLVRANKGRKKMIEVEGILENTYSNIFVVRFPVDRECKQFRCVTYTYSDLITNTVEIILCKTNTKVNIM; encoded by the coding sequence GTGGTCGATAGGGTGCACCTTCAGCAAATCAAAAAGGACATTGAAGCCCTCAAAGGCGAAAAAGTTCTTGTCCGTGCTAACAAAGGACGCAAAAAGATGATTGAAGTAGAAGGTATTTTAGAAAACACCTATTCAAACATATTTGTGGTCAGGTTTCCTGTTGACAGAGAATGCAAACAATTCAGGTGTGTGACCTATACTTACTCAGATCTTATAACTAATACAGTTGAAATAATACTTTGTAAAACAAACACAAAGGTAAATATTATGTAA
- the murC gene encoding UDP-N-acetylmuramate--L-alanine ligase, which translates to MDKFFLIGIGGISMSAIALILKNQGHIVEGSDMQESKTTRMLRENGINVHIGHDENHIQGDETVIYTAAVAKDNPELVKARRMGLKVYERAEFLGMLMKDYKNVIAVAGTHGKTTTTSMIGYILKKALLNPTILVGAFVKQLGGNFCIGSNQYMVAEACEYVDSFLMFNPTIGVILNIDNDHLDYFKDVNSIIESFRRFAEKIPPDGFVVANLDDDNVVLSLKDLNQKVIYFSTKTATDFWADNITSCNGYYEFDILSADSKILSHIKLNIPGFHNVYNSLAAFAVCYLLGIDPEIIKEAISEFCGASRRLEKMGNLDGILLYDDYAHHPTEIQATISTLKKLTEGQVIVIFQPHTFSRLKSLLPEFVNSLAMADRVIVTDVYAAREKNVYGICSKDLYEKLKEAGVECEYISQFEKIAEFVLEIAQKGDIIATIGAGDVNRCIDLILQKSPVKS; encoded by the coding sequence ATGGATAAGTTCTTTTTGATCGGCATTGGTGGAATATCTATGAGTGCAATAGCGCTCATTCTTAAAAATCAGGGGCATATTGTCGAAGGTTCTGATATGCAAGAGAGCAAAACCACAAGGATGTTGAGAGAAAATGGTATTAATGTTCATATAGGTCATGATGAAAATCACATACAGGGTGATGAAACAGTAATATATACAGCGGCTGTGGCAAAAGACAATCCAGAACTTGTAAAAGCAAGGCGCATGGGGCTTAAAGTTTATGAAAGAGCCGAGTTTCTGGGAATGCTTATGAAAGATTATAAAAACGTCATTGCAGTTGCCGGCACACATGGAAAAACTACAACCACATCAATGATAGGATACATCCTTAAAAAAGCGCTTTTAAACCCCACAATCCTGGTTGGAGCATTTGTGAAGCAGCTTGGCGGAAACTTCTGTATTGGTTCAAACCAGTATATGGTTGCTGAGGCATGCGAATATGTCGACAGCTTTTTAATGTTCAATCCAACCATCGGCGTAATTTTAAATATCGACAACGACCATCTGGACTATTTTAAAGATGTCAACTCAATCATAGAGTCATTCAGGAGGTTTGCAGAAAAAATTCCACCAGATGGTTTTGTGGTTGCAAATCTTGACGATGATAATGTAGTTTTGAGCCTGAAAGATTTAAATCAAAAAGTGATATACTTTTCCACCAAAACAGCCACAGATTTCTGGGCTGACAATATAACTTCCTGCAATGGCTACTATGAATTTGACATTCTCTCTGCGGATTCAAAAATACTTTCACATATTAAACTTAACATTCCAGGTTTTCACAATGTTTACAATAGCCTTGCTGCTTTTGCAGTTTGTTATCTTTTAGGGATTGATCCAGAAATCATAAAAGAAGCTATCTCTGAATTCTGTGGTGCATCACGAAGACTTGAGAAAATGGGTAACCTTGATGGTATTCTTCTTTACGATGACTATGCACATCACCCGACAGAGATTCAGGCAACAATCAGCACTCTGAAAAAATTAACAGAAGGACAGGTTATTGTAATATTCCAGCCGCATACCTTCAGCAGACTTAAAAGTCTTTTGCCAGAATTTGTTAATAGCCTGGCAATGGCTGACAGGGTTATTGTAACAGATGTATATGCCGCAAGGGAAAAGAATGTATACGGTATTTGCTCAAAAGATCTATATGAAAAATTGAAAGAAGCAGGGGTTGAATGTGAGTATATAAGCCAGTTTGAAAAGATAGCCGAGTTTGTTTTAGAAATAGCCCAGAAAGGAGATATTATCGCAACAATCGGTGCAGGTGATGTAAACAGATGTATAGATCTCATACTCCAAAAATCCCCTGTAAAGTCTTAA
- the purR gene encoding pur operon repressor, whose amino-acid sequence MEKAGKAERLVYITNILTQNPMKVFSLSFFCEKLNCAKSTLSEDIDLISKVFTTAGQGRLETISGAAGGVYYIPVMKKEDEIEFLHFLKNELQNPERIVSGGFVYINDIVFSPEIIKKAARIFLRLFLEKEIDYIATVEAKGIALASYVAQYFNKPLVVARSGSKFTEGSTVNISYISGTTGKIETMTMAKKAIKRGSKVLFIDDFMRGGGTVRGMKDLLGEFDSSLVGVGVLIATKDKKGIDIDYKSLLILEKLDAENREIEFSINMDAIL is encoded by the coding sequence ATGGAAAAAGCGGGGAAAGCCGAAAGGCTTGTATATATTACAAATATATTAACACAAAATCCAATGAAAGTTTTTAGCTTGAGCTTTTTTTGTGAAAAGCTGAATTGTGCAAAATCAACTTTAAGTGAGGATATTGATCTTATTTCAAAGGTGTTTACTACAGCCGGTCAGGGCAGGCTTGAGACTATAAGCGGTGCTGCGGGCGGCGTTTATTACATTCCAGTCATGAAAAAAGAGGATGAAATAGAATTTTTACATTTTTTAAAAAATGAGCTTCAAAACCCCGAGAGGATTGTATCCGGCGGTTTTGTTTATATCAATGACATTGTATTTTCTCCTGAGATAATAAAAAAAGCAGCCAGGATTTTTTTGAGGCTTTTTTTAGAAAAGGAAATAGACTATATTGCAACTGTTGAAGCAAAAGGAATTGCCCTTGCGTCCTATGTTGCACAGTATTTCAATAAGCCTCTGGTTGTTGCACGAAGCGGAAGCAAATTCACAGAAGGCTCCACAGTAAATATTTCTTACATCTCCGGGACAACCGGCAAGATTGAAACAATGACAATGGCTAAAAAGGCTATAAAAAGGGGTTCAAAGGTTTTGTTTATAGATGATTTTATGCGCGGTGGAGGGACTGTCCGTGGTATGAAGGACCTGCTCGGTGAGTTTGACTCTTCACTTGTGGGAGTAGGTGTTTTGATTGCAACAAAGGATAAAAAGGGCATTGATATAGACTACAAAAGTCTTTTGATTCTGGAAAAGCTTGATGCGGAAAATAGGGAAATAGAGTTTTCTATAAATATGGATGCGATTTTATAA
- the spoVG gene encoding septation regulator SpoVG — translation MQVTDVRIRKITNEGRMKAIVSVTFDNCFVVHDIKVIEGQNGLFIAMPSRKTPEGEFKDIAHPINQETRDMVQKAVIEKYEAVISAGE, via the coding sequence ATGCAGGTGACAGATGTAAGGATTAGAAAGATTACCAATGAGGGGAGAATGAAGGCGATTGTATCTGTGACATTTGATAATTGTTTTGTTGTGCATGACATTAAGGTTATTGAAGGGCAAAATGGGTTGTTTATTGCAATGCCAAGCAGAAAAACACCTGAGGGAGAATTTAAAGACATTGCGCACCCAATTAATCAGGAAACACGTGATATGGTACAAAAGGCGGTAATCGAAAAATATGAAGCTGTGATTTCAGCTGGAGAATAG